The proteins below are encoded in one region of Myxococcales bacterium:
- a CDS encoding polysaccharide deacetylase family protein, whose product MQFIKRAASTLLAVSLGALLAHLSQDLPWVGTHSFASLSSARAASRIEQRPELNDTQRSVSKTKAVSLNPIDLSIALGKPFARGKIMTGATPHRLILFTFDDGPDLRHTPALLDALDARGIKAVFFLSAWRIRGQSEAQRAQAEIAIETVRRGHMVASHGLDHLQLPLLNNEEALEQIVGAQAIFEKVFGQRPWLFRPPGGAYSDRTTALLADHGYTTVMWNLGTGDVQVDTPENVLQTWQRVLDRREREGNQNGGIILLHDTHTWSVIGFEMIHDELMRRNCKILKRGEELYDIVDDPRFFFSPLGKAAPTSKAAPAMPELALLEARQERLRKLTEKRCE is encoded by the coding sequence ATGCAATTTATAAAACGGGCAGCAAGTACGCTCTTAGCGGTGAGTTTAGGCGCACTTCTCGCTCATCTGAGCCAAGATTTGCCTTGGGTGGGCACCCACAGCTTCGCCTCACTGTCCTCAGCGCGTGCGGCATCGCGAATCGAACAGCGCCCAGAGCTCAATGACACACAGCGCTCCGTTTCAAAAACAAAAGCAGTCAGCCTCAATCCCATCGATCTATCGATTGCCCTTGGAAAGCCTTTTGCCAGGGGAAAAATCATGACAGGTGCAACACCGCATCGGCTGATTCTCTTTACCTTTGATGATGGCCCGGATTTACGGCATACGCCCGCACTACTTGATGCGCTCGATGCCCGAGGAATCAAAGCAGTGTTCTTTCTGTCTGCATGGCGGATTCGCGGACAGAGCGAGGCGCAACGTGCGCAAGCTGAAATTGCAATTGAGACCGTACGCCGAGGACATATGGTAGCCAGCCATGGTCTTGATCATTTACAGCTTCCACTTCTAAACAATGAAGAAGCTCTTGAGCAAATCGTAGGCGCACAGGCGATTTTTGAAAAAGTGTTCGGACAACGCCCCTGGCTGTTTAGACCACCCGGTGGCGCTTATTCCGACCGTACGACTGCCCTTCTTGCGGATCATGGCTACACCACGGTGATGTGGAATCTTGGCACCGGTGACGTGCAAGTGGATACCCCTGAAAATGTATTGCAAACTTGGCAACGCGTACTCGACCGCCGCGAACGAGAGGGAAACCAAAACGGCGGGATTATTCTTTTGCATGACACCCACACCTGGAGCGTGATCGGTTTTGAAATGATCCACGATGAGCTAATGCGTCGTAACTGCAAAATCCTCAAGCGGGGTGAAGAACTCTACGACATCGTTGATGATCCCCGTTTCTTTTTCAGCCCTCTCGGCAAGGCTGCGCCTACGAGCAAAGCAGCACCAGCTATGCCTGAGCTCGCTCTCCTTGAAGCAAGGCAGGAGCGCCTTCGCAAACTGACGGAAAAGCGCTGCGAATAG
- a CDS encoding response regulator — translation MTLTILAVDDSATMRSILEMTFAGEDANVVSVQSADAARGQVDSLQPDVAIVDNSLPSTSSYDLCRTLKQSQPSLRVLVLASEQHPYDEGKGRSAGVDGHATKPFETQVLIEKVQNMLGRASNRPSAPQGGISPAQNIPQGTVPMAPPISAGGQPGAPRFRQKTVMGTGAALPPLPGMGAPLAGSAPQAPSPNRMSIGTAATQERPASTPPARAATPSPVAAPPVVAAAPLSAASISLEQKLSGLGLDKTQMEAVLTLSREVIEQVVWEVVPDLAETLIREEIRRLTED, via the coding sequence ATGACCCTTACCATCCTCGCTGTCGATGACAGTGCAACGATGCGCAGTATTTTGGAAATGACCTTTGCAGGAGAGGATGCAAATGTGGTGTCGGTGCAAAGCGCAGATGCTGCACGAGGGCAAGTCGACTCGCTGCAACCTGATGTTGCCATTGTTGATAACTCTCTACCTTCGACAAGCAGCTATGACCTTTGCCGCACGCTAAAGCAGTCTCAACCCAGCCTCAGGGTGTTGGTCCTGGCAAGCGAGCAGCATCCCTACGATGAGGGTAAAGGCCGTAGCGCAGGCGTCGATGGGCATGCTACAAAGCCTTTTGAGACCCAAGTTCTCATCGAAAAAGTTCAAAACATGCTGGGCAGAGCAAGCAATCGGCCCTCCGCTCCACAGGGAGGGATTTCGCCCGCACAAAATATTCCGCAAGGAACTGTCCCCATGGCGCCACCGATAAGTGCTGGCGGGCAGCCCGGAGCACCACGGTTTAGACAAAAGACCGTGATGGGCACCGGAGCAGCGCTGCCACCGCTTCCTGGCATGGGTGCGCCGCTCGCGGGATCGGCTCCGCAGGCCCCTTCACCCAATCGCATGAGCATTGGAACCGCAGCGACGCAGGAGCGCCCAGCATCGACGCCGCCAGCTCGTGCGGCCACCCCAAGTCCAGTCGCAGCCCCACCGGTCGTAGCAGCTGCTCCTCTAAGTGCTGCTTCGATTAGCTTAGAGCAAAAGCTATCGGGTCTTGGTCTCGACAAGACTCAAATGGAGGCTGTTTTGACCCTGTCTCGGGAAGTTATTGAGCAAGTGGTTTGGGAAGTCGTGCCCGATCTTGCTGAAACACTTATTCGAGAAGAGATCCGGCGCCTTACCGAGGACTAA
- a CDS encoding DUF1015 family protein, whose product MAKLEALNAVVFANAQNGTEISGQICPPYDVLDEGPKAKLLAADPHNIVAVDLPVTPPKTLGPDSAYDNAAQLYRQWIEEKSLSTITTPLFLSMNNDLRSQAEVMSAADLSAH is encoded by the coding sequence ATGGCAAAACTTGAAGCATTGAATGCTGTTGTTTTTGCAAATGCGCAAAACGGAACCGAAATTAGCGGCCAAATCTGCCCTCCTTACGATGTACTCGACGAAGGGCCTAAAGCTAAACTGCTTGCCGCCGATCCGCACAACATTGTCGCCGTCGACTTACCAGTCACGCCACCTAAGACCTTAGGGCCAGACTCCGCCTATGACAACGCAGCGCAACTTTACCGTCAATGGATTGAGGAAAAGTCCTTGTCCACGATAACGACACCGCTCTTTTTATCTATGAACAACGATTTACGGTCGCAGGCCGAAGTTATGAGCGCCGCGGACTTATCTGCGCATTAA
- a CDS encoding ABC transporter permease subunit: protein MSSAVVIAWRELRAFFVSPMAYVVFTVWLLWCGIHFYVLSVHFSQFAFETPSANPLTTFFGGTTLFFMPLLVFVPVLTMRLVAEERQTGTLETVLTAPVTEWALILGKYFAVMTVWIVLWLPTFVYVVLATGFGHVDVGEIAASYLGILGIGMYYMAIGLMMSAGARHQIAAALLTFMVLGLLFVLGLGEFLFDDELHRELCAYVSAWGHMETFSKGIVDSRYLVFDLSAAVLALFLAVRRLELRKYIS, encoded by the coding sequence ATGAGTAGTGCTGTCGTCATTGCGTGGCGAGAGCTGCGAGCTTTCTTCGTATCGCCCATGGCTTATGTGGTGTTCACGGTGTGGCTGCTCTGGTGCGGCATTCATTTTTATGTGCTTTCCGTGCATTTTTCGCAGTTTGCTTTTGAGACTCCCAGCGCCAATCCACTAACCACCTTTTTTGGTGGAACCACGTTGTTTTTTATGCCGCTTTTAGTGTTTGTTCCGGTGCTTACCATGCGGCTGGTGGCTGAAGAGCGTCAGACCGGTACGCTTGAGACGGTGCTCACCGCACCCGTGACGGAGTGGGCGCTGATCTTAGGTAAATACTTTGCCGTGATGACTGTTTGGATAGTGCTGTGGCTGCCGACCTTTGTGTATGTCGTGCTCGCCACAGGCTTTGGTCATGTCGATGTGGGAGAAATCGCAGCAAGTTATCTGGGAATCCTAGGTATCGGCATGTACTACATGGCCATTGGTTTGATGATGAGTGCTGGTGCGCGTCATCAAATTGCTGCAGCGCTCCTGACCTTCATGGTGCTTGGGCTACTGTTCGTGCTTGGTCTTGGTGAGTTTCTCTTTGATGATGAACTGCACCGTGAGCTTTGCGCTTATGTAAGCGCTTGGGGCCATATGGAAACATTTTCCAAGGGCATTGTGGACAGTCGCTATCTTGTTTTTGATCTATCCGCAGCCGTGTTGGCCTTGTTCTTAGCGGTAAGACGACTTGAGCTGAGGAAGTACATCTCATGA
- a CDS encoding ATP-binding cassette domain-containing protein, with protein sequence MLRVDKLSKRFKKRRAVDGLSFEVATGEVVGFLGPNGAGKTTTLRMLTGFVAPDEGSIEIDGIDVLRDSVQARKRIGYMPEGVPLYKDMRVGEYLWFRAALKGVRRLERKEHVLEAMRLADIEEVSRQIIGQLSRGYKQRVGLADALVADPPLLILDEPTAGLDPNQIRHVRALIRRLGGKKTILLSTHILPEVEAICERVFILRRGQLVAEGRPDVLRKK encoded by the coding sequence GTGTTAAGGGTCGATAAACTCAGCAAGCGTTTCAAGAAGCGCCGCGCTGTCGATGGTTTAAGCTTCGAGGTGGCTACGGGCGAAGTTGTTGGTTTTCTCGGGCCCAACGGCGCAGGTAAAACCACAACCTTGCGCATGCTGACAGGGTTTGTGGCGCCGGATGAGGGCAGCATCGAGATTGATGGCATTGATGTGTTGCGCGATTCGGTTCAAGCTCGCAAACGCATTGGTTACATGCCCGAGGGCGTTCCTTTGTACAAGGACATGCGGGTTGGCGAGTACCTATGGTTTCGCGCTGCTCTAAAAGGCGTTAGGCGTCTCGAACGAAAAGAGCATGTGCTCGAAGCCATGCGCCTTGCGGATATTGAGGAAGTCTCACGGCAAATCATTGGACAACTCTCGCGTGGCTATAAGCAACGCGTAGGCTTGGCCGATGCGCTTGTGGCCGATCCTCCGCTGCTCATTTTGGACGAGCCCACCGCAGGGCTTGATCCCAATCAAATTCGCCATGTTCGAGCGCTAATTCGCCGGCTCGGAGGGAAAAAGACCATTTTACTTTCGACCCATATTTTGCCCGAGGTCGAAGCCATTTGCGAGCGTGTGTTTATTTTGCGTCGGGGGCAACTGGTTGCTGAAGGTCGCCCTGATGTGTTGCGTAAAAAGTGA
- a CDS encoding Gldg family protein: MGFGSRQSRSLLALRDDLERDNVHMESVPFGLSQNLLEQCDAVFVIGPTRAFSKSEAEAFAEYLRDGGNLLFALDPVILRQRVMPTGLEEMLKGFGIDVADNIVVEHDESLLPQKSPLERFFVTHYGTHPATQELIGSNAPLVMHQAREINAEEGSGAISILQTSTKASTLSDLQALNTLLEGKATTKAARSVSLAAATTVYVNAAHGENNGTKGVAKGRVAVVGDSDFLSSSYLDAPELTNFYIASALTGWLSQRESLISIPPKKINRAQLDLSVADLDVLWWRVVVLLPSFSLLLGLLVWWRRRA; encoded by the coding sequence GTGGGATTTGGATCGCGACAGAGCCGCTCCTTGCTAGCCTTACGCGATGATCTCGAACGGGACAACGTACACATGGAAAGCGTTCCCTTTGGGCTGAGCCAAAACCTCCTTGAGCAATGCGATGCGGTATTTGTCATTGGACCCACCCGTGCTTTTTCCAAAAGCGAAGCCGAGGCTTTTGCAGAGTATCTGCGCGACGGCGGAAATCTCCTTTTCGCCCTCGATCCTGTTATCTTAAGGCAACGTGTGATGCCAACCGGGCTTGAAGAAATGCTCAAAGGCTTTGGTATTGATGTCGCGGACAATATCGTCGTTGAGCATGATGAAAGTCTATTGCCTCAAAAGAGTCCTTTGGAGCGCTTCTTTGTCACACACTACGGAACGCATCCCGCGACTCAGGAACTCATTGGATCGAATGCGCCGCTTGTCATGCATCAAGCACGCGAAATCAACGCTGAAGAGGGCAGTGGTGCGATATCTATCCTCCAGACGAGCACTAAAGCTTCAACACTATCTGACCTTCAGGCGCTCAACACGCTTCTCGAGGGGAAAGCGACCACAAAAGCAGCACGAAGCGTTTCCTTGGCTGCAGCTACTACCGTTTACGTTAATGCTGCCCATGGTGAGAATAATGGGACCAAGGGCGTGGCTAAGGGCCGAGTGGCAGTTGTGGGCGACAGCGATTTCCTTTCCTCAAGCTATCTTGATGCGCCAGAGCTAACGAACTTCTATATTGCAAGTGCACTTACCGGATGGTTGTCGCAACGCGAGAGTTTGATTTCGATTCCGCCGAAAAAAATAAACCGTGCACAGCTTGATTTGAGTGTGGCGGATTTGGACGTGCTTTGGTGGCGTGTAGTCGTGCTATTGCCTTCGTTTTCCTTGCTGCTTGGCCTTTTGGTGTGGTGGAGACGCAGGGCATGA
- a CDS encoding DUF1015 domain-containing protein — MQATHAQLSPVFAEVDDAEQRISTLLKTQCEGQEPDFVGSTANDDVLHRCWRVQDQCVFETVEHALQNKEVFIADGHHRYTTALNYSKEHTDNALAQRCMFVLVPMQDQGLLVLPTHRVLKNLSGFSLDALRAALKDVPELDLSETGSAASLEEIALSLPTHGAHAMALYDGRSRQSYILRANTEDPLLRFCPDRPKVWRTLDVAVLHELFVDRVVRCHFGGQNVQYNYPHDLQTLKEQCEGENDRIGVILQATSLQQVCDVARAGDVMPPKSTFFFPKLATGLVINALK; from the coding sequence ATGCAAGCTACCCATGCCCAACTCTCTCCCGTCTTTGCAGAAGTTGATGATGCCGAGCAACGTATCTCAACGTTGCTAAAGACACAGTGCGAGGGACAAGAACCTGATTTTGTAGGAAGCACGGCAAATGACGATGTGCTGCATCGCTGCTGGCGCGTGCAGGACCAGTGTGTTTTTGAAACGGTAGAGCACGCACTACAAAACAAAGAAGTTTTCATCGCCGATGGGCATCATCGTTATACAACAGCGCTAAACTACTCCAAAGAACACACCGATAACGCGCTAGCCCAACGCTGCATGTTTGTGCTTGTGCCGATGCAGGATCAGGGTCTGCTGGTGCTGCCAACCCATCGCGTTTTGAAGAATTTGTCTGGTTTTAGTCTCGATGCACTACGCGCGGCGCTAAAAGATGTGCCTGAGCTCGATCTGTCCGAAACCGGGTCAGCGGCTTCACTCGAAGAAATAGCCCTCAGCCTACCAACGCATGGAGCGCATGCCATGGCCCTTTATGATGGGCGTTCAAGGCAAAGTTATATCCTTCGCGCAAACACGGAGGACCCGCTCCTTCGATTTTGTCCCGATCGTCCCAAGGTGTGGCGGACTCTCGACGTCGCAGTGTTGCACGAGCTCTTCGTGGACCGTGTCGTGCGCTGTCATTTTGGTGGGCAAAATGTTCAATACAATTACCCGCACGACTTGCAGACGCTTAAAGAGCAGTGCGAAGGAGAAAATGACCGTATTGGGGTGATTTTACAGGCAACTTCCCTGCAGCAAGTCTGCGATGTCGCTCGCGCTGGCGACGTCATGCCTCCCAAAAGCACATTCTTTTTTCCCAAGCTCGCTACCGGCCTGGTTATCAATGCTCTGAAATAG
- the trmB gene encoding tRNA (guanosine(46)-N7)-methyltransferase TrmB, producing MSIQLPAVKNAKPSPCGPAEQLDPRRYQKLAPRFSEKAFDLRELVPDCNEFELEIGFGRGASLLERARNNRSIALFGVEVKSKWVYKVHERACSEKLHNISVFCGDARKFLKLAGPDACLSRVFVHFPDPWWKKRHSKRRVIDAELLNDAHRVLKKGGDFFVQTDVQERAELYAATFRAHPNYALLEVDGSEWLTSNPFAAPSNRERRAELDGLPVYRFIAKAL from the coding sequence ATGTCCATCCAGTTGCCTGCTGTTAAAAACGCTAAACCGAGCCCGTGCGGCCCGGCTGAGCAGCTCGATCCGAGGCGCTATCAAAAGCTTGCCCCTCGATTCAGTGAAAAAGCATTTGATCTGCGCGAATTAGTCCCCGATTGCAACGAGTTTGAACTGGAAATCGGCTTTGGCCGCGGCGCGTCCTTGCTTGAGCGTGCGCGAAACAATCGATCAATTGCCTTGTTTGGAGTCGAAGTCAAAAGCAAGTGGGTATACAAAGTTCACGAGCGAGCTTGCAGCGAAAAGTTGCACAATATCAGTGTATTTTGTGGCGATGCTCGAAAGTTTCTCAAGCTCGCAGGCCCGGATGCATGCCTGAGCAGGGTCTTTGTTCATTTTCCTGATCCTTGGTGGAAAAAACGTCACTCAAAGCGTCGTGTTATCGATGCAGAGCTATTGAACGATGCGCACCGTGTTCTGAAAAAGGGCGGTGATTTTTTTGTTCAGACCGATGTCCAAGAACGCGCAGAGCTTTATGCGGCAACCTTCCGGGCTCATCCAAACTATGCGCTGCTAGAAGTCGACGGCAGTGAGTGGTTGACTAGCAATCCTTTTGCGGCGCCATCGAACCGAGAGCGGCGCGCGGAGCTAGACGGTCTGCCGGTGTATCGCTTTATTGCGAAAGCGCTTTAG